GAGATGAGCAGGTAGCCGGCGCCGAACGACAGGGCAAACACCAGCAGCATGAGTATCAGATCCGTCATGACTTCATCCTCCGGGCGGCGGTTCAGACGGTCACGCGCTCGCCCATGGCCTCCAGGGCGGGTTCGTAGACGATCCGACCGTCGGTTGTGACCAGCGACGCGCGCACGATTTCGTCCTCGAAATCCGGCGTCCCCGGTCCGTTCTTGAACAGGTTCTCGATGTAGTAGTACATGTTGTTCGCATAGAGCCAGGATGACTGCATGGGCATGCGGCCGGGGAGGTTCTGAACGCCGCAGATCCGCACGCTGTGGGCCCAGACGTCCTGGCCGGGCTTGGTGAGGGCGCAGTTGCCGCCCTGGTCGATGGAGATATCGATGATGACCGAGCCGGGCCGCATGCGGGCGACGATCTCCTCAGTGATGATCGTGGGGGCCAGGGAGCCCGGCACGAGCGCGGAGAGGATGATGATGTCGGCCTGCGCGGCGATAGCGCCGATCGCGGCCTGCTCCTTGCGCAGCCATTCCTCCGGCAGCTGCCGGGCGTATCCGCCGGGCGCGATAGCCAGGTCAGCCGGCACGTCGAAACCCTCGACTTTGGCGCCGAGGCTGGCGGCTTCCTGGCGCGCGGACTCGCGGATATCCCAGGCTTTCACGACCGCGCCAAGGCGCTTGGCGGTCGCGATCGACTGGAGCCCGGCCACGCCGGCGCCGACGACGAGGACGGTGGCCGGCTTGATAGCCCCGATCGCGGTGCCGACCATGGGGAGAAACCGCGGAAGGTACTCGGCGGCGTCAAGCACGGCCCGGTAGCCGGCGACCGTGCTCATGGACGTCAGGGCGTCCATGCGCTGCGCGCGCGAGATGCGCGGGATGCCGTCCATCGTCAGGGAGGTGATCCTCCGCGCCGCCAGCTTGCGCACGATGTCGTGGCTGTCGGGAGAGGCCGGGTGGAGGAAGGTCACGAGCAGGGCGCGGGAGGGCATCATGTCGACTTCATGCTTCTCCCGGGCCTCGTTGAAGATCGGCTGTTTGACTTTCAGGATCAGGTCGGCCTGGCCGAAGAGTTCTTCGACATCGCGGACGATGGCGGCTCCGGCCTTCTCGTAGTCGCTGTCGGACACGAAGATGCCTTCGCCGGCCCCGGCTTCGACCGCCACCTCGAAGCCTTTCTGACGGAATTTCGCGACCGTTTCAGGTATGGCGGCCACACGCTTCTCGGCGTGGAGTATTTCTTTGGGGATTACGATACGCATGGTATCCTCCGGTAAACAGGTTTCATTTGTAGATCACGCACGTTGTTCGGCCATCGACGGCAGGTCGGCGGTCAGACCGAGGAGGGCATCGCGCAGCCGCCCGAGAGCGCTGCGGAACTCCTCGAGGTCGTCATAGCGCCATTCGCGCTGCCAGATTTTGTGCGCCGTTTCGTGGCCCGGGCTGCCGAGAACGGCGGCGCCGAGCTTCCACGGCGAAACGGTGAGACAGTAGCGGCTGTCGGCGGCCTGGGCCGGCAGCTGGGCGGACTCGGCGAGATGGCGCAGTCCGAGGTCAAGGGGCAGGCCGTTCGACGCGCGCAGGTGCCACTCCGGATTGGGTGTGCCCTCGGCCGGCTCGCCCTCGCACCAGTCGAGCGACACCAGCACGGCGGTGCCGTCGTTCCACACCGGCAGGACGCGGTGGGTCTCGATGCGGCGGTCGTCATTCATCAATGCGCCGGCCGCGGCGGCGATGGCGACGACGGGAAGGCGCGAGCCCGGGCCGGTGGCGCCGTTGCTGCGCCCCGACGGACCGGCGAGGTCTTCAAACTCCTGAAGCGCGGTCTCCTCCTGGTGCGTGTACACCGGGAACTTGATGATGTTGGGCAGTTCGCCGGAGGCGTCTTGGGGCTCTGGGGCCCGGGAGAACGACCCGGGAACGCTGTTCTTCACTCCATGCGCGGGAATCTCGACATAGACGGGGGCTCCGGTCCACACGGGAAAGGCGCACGGCGCCACTTCGGCGTAGTTCGCCTGCACGACCGTGTCGCCGGCTTTGATCAGCAGGTGGGTGGACGGGCCATGCTGGGCGAGAACCTTCGTCTCGACGTATCTGCGGTTCATGGCGACCTACCTCCATTGGGTTATGAGTCAGCGGCTGGTCTCTTCGCAACGGGCGGGTCGAAGTGAAGCCGGTTCGGCGCCGCTTGTCCGCCCAACCGGCCGGCGCGCTGCCGTCAGCGTCGGCCCTTTCGACCCGTTTGTTTTCTCTGTTGAGAAATAACGGCAGACAAGAAATTGCGACAATCGGGCGCCGCCGGAATGTGGGGGTTGCCAAATCGGAGTCGGAGCGGTCATAAAGGCGAGCCGCGCGGGAACAGAATCCTGAGCCGACGCAACGATTCCGGCCACGATTTCCATCGCGCGGGCGAACGCCTGCTTCGCCAAAAGGAGCGGTGGAGCTCAGGGAATTCCTGAGCCGGCGGGCCGGAAATCGCAGCCGTCCCCGTCATCATACGTCAGCCGAGACGATCG
This genomic stretch from Candidatus Zixiibacteriota bacterium harbors:
- a CDS encoding NAD(P) transhydrogenase subunit alpha, which gives rise to MRIVIPKEILHAEKRVAAIPETVAKFRQKGFEVAVEAGAGEGIFVSDSDYEKAGAAIVRDVEELFGQADLILKVKQPIFNEAREKHEVDMMPSRALLVTFLHPASPDSHDIVRKLAARRITSLTMDGIPRISRAQRMDALTSMSTVAGYRAVLDAAEYLPRFLPMVGTAIGAIKPATVLVVGAGVAGLQSIATAKRLGAVVKAWDIRESARQEAASLGAKVEGFDVPADLAIAPGGYARQLPEEWLRKEQAAIGAIAAQADIIILSALVPGSLAPTIITEEIVARMRPGSVIIDISIDQGGNCALTKPGQDVWAHSVRICGVQNLPGRMPMQSSWLYANNMYYYIENLFKNGPGTPDFEDEIVRASLVTTDGRIVYEPALEAMGERVTV